A single window of Synechococcus sp. C9 DNA harbors:
- a CDS encoding AMP-binding protein translates to MAPWSALPDLWPELAQKFPTHIALEEPHRHPPVRLTYAELAQQIQGFAQGLQALGLQPGERVALFADNSSRWMIADQGIMCAGGVDVVRGAQAPLEELDFIYRNSESSFLVVDTPDVLKRLAPYLGAWQPRAVITLWGETGDSLSFDQVMQRGEQWEFKPPHLEPESLATLLYTSGTTGKPKGVMLSHGNLLHQIENLYVVFTPQPGNIALSLLPTWHTYGRSGEYFLLSRGIHQIYSTLRHFKQDLTKYKPHHIVGVPRMWESIYEGVEREFRQQPPGKQKLIWSLIGISKRYIYGKRLWQGLTLEPVEPSPLQRLGGGLVALCLWPLHRLGDALVYRKVRQAVGGRLKEGASGGGALARYLDDFYELAGLTILVGYGLTETSPVLTARWVTRNLRYSAGLPIPGTEIKIVDPETRQPLPATHKGLVLARGPQLMKGYYRNPEATAKVVDDQGWFDTGDLGWVTPKGDLVLTGRAKDTIVLSSGENIEPQPIEDACLQSPYISQIILVGQDARQLGCLIVPNETALKAWAQAQGHTLTMPYEEPVPGAWTLDTPEVLELYRVELKTHSQNRPSVRPFEQIGPFRLLAEPFTIENGLMTQTLKIKRNQVMERYHDLIQEMFG, encoded by the coding sequence ATGGCTCCCTGGTCTGCCCTGCCCGACCTCTGGCCGGAACTAGCCCAAAAGTTCCCCACCCACATTGCCCTGGAGGAACCCCACCGGCACCCCCCCGTGCGGCTTACCTATGCGGAATTAGCCCAACAGATTCAGGGGTTTGCCCAAGGATTACAGGCGCTGGGATTGCAACCGGGGGAACGGGTGGCTCTATTTGCGGACAATAGCTCCCGCTGGATGATTGCGGATCAGGGGATTATGTGCGCCGGGGGCGTGGATGTGGTGCGGGGGGCGCAGGCACCCCTGGAGGAATTAGACTTTATCTACCGCAACAGTGAAAGCAGTTTTTTGGTGGTGGATACCCCGGATGTGCTCAAACGGCTGGCTCCCTATCTGGGGGCATGGCAACCCCGGGCGGTGATCACCCTCTGGGGGGAGACGGGGGATAGCTTGAGCTTTGACCAGGTGATGCAACGGGGGGAACAATGGGAATTCAAGCCCCCTCACCTGGAACCCGAGTCCCTGGCGACCCTGCTCTACACCTCCGGCACGACGGGCAAACCCAAGGGGGTGATGCTCAGCCACGGCAATTTATTACATCAAATCGAAAATCTGTACGTTGTCTTTACGCCGCAACCGGGGAATATTGCCTTAAGTTTGCTCCCCACCTGGCACACCTACGGGCGTTCCGGGGAATATTTTTTGCTCTCCCGGGGGATTCACCAAATTTACAGCACCCTGCGGCATTTCAAACAGGATTTAACCAAATATAAACCCCATCACATTGTCGGAGTGCCCCGGATGTGGGAGTCCATTTACGAGGGGGTCGAGCGGGAATTTCGGCAACAGCCCCCTGGGAAACAAAAGCTGATCTGGAGTTTGATTGGCATCAGCAAACGCTACATCTACGGCAAACGGCTCTGGCAAGGGTTGACCCTGGAACCGGTGGAACCCAGTCCCCTGCAACGGTTGGGGGGCGGGTTGGTGGCGCTGTGCCTTTGGCCCCTGCATCGTCTGGGAGATGCGCTGGTGTATCGAAAGGTTCGGCAGGCGGTGGGGGGACGGCTGAAGGAGGGGGCGAGTGGCGGCGGTGCCCTGGCCCGGTATTTGGATGATTTTTACGAATTGGCGGGGCTGACCATCCTGGTGGGCTACGGTTTGACGGAAACCTCCCCGGTGTTGACCGCCCGCTGGGTGACCCGAAATTTGCGCTATTCCGCCGGACTGCCCATTCCCGGAACGGAGATCAAAATTGTTGACCCGGAAACCCGCCAACCGCTTCCCGCTACCCACAAGGGTCTGGTGCTGGCCCGGGGACCCCAGTTGATGAAGGGCTACTACCGCAACCCGGAAGCGACGGCCAAGGTGGTGGATGACCAGGGCTGGTTTGATACCGGGGATTTGGGCTGGGTCACGCCCAAGGGGGATTTGGTGCTGACCGGGCGGGCCAAGGACACCATCGTGCTCAGTAGCGGTGAAAATATTGAACCCCAGCCGATTGAGGATGCTTGTTTACAAAGTCCATACATTAGCCAGATTATTTTGGTGGGGCAAGATGCCCGGCAATTGGGGTGCCTGATTGTTCCCAATGAAACGGCACTCAAGGCTTGGGCGCAGGCGCAGGGACATACGCTCACCATGCCCTATGAGGAACCGGTACCGGGAGCTTGGACCTTGGATACGCCGGAGGTTTTGGAACTGTACCGGGTGGAATTGAAAACCCATTCCCAGAACCGCCCGAGTGTGCGACCCTTTGAGCAGATTGGGCCCTTTCGGTTGCTTGCGGAACCGTTTACCATAGAAAATGGATTGATGACGCAGACCTTAAAAATTAAACGCAATCAGGTGATGGAACGGTATCACGACTTGATTCAAGAAATGTTTGGTTAG
- a CDS encoding AarF/ABC1/UbiB kinase family protein, which translates to MAVLVSSKQYRWNRERYSRWRRSLDIWAFVLRFLAAQWLYEKSWSYRGGATPEKRANRRRRIAIWVRENLLDLGPTFIKVGQLFSTRADIFPAEYVEELSKLQDQVPAFSLEQVAQIIETDLGKPLEKLFLNFEATPLAAASLGQVHRAELPTGETVVVKVQRPGLRQLFNIDLAIVKDIAYYFQNHPRWGPGRDWLGIYEECYRILFEEIDYLNEGRNADEFRRNFRDVPWLKVPRVYWRYCSARVLTLEYLPGIKISHYSALDAAGLDRKRIAELNARAYLEQVLNHGFFHADPHPGNIAVDPDGSLIFYDFGMMGRIHPQTKEKLVQTLMSIVERDADGVIESLVELKALVPQGDMGPVRRSLQYVLDNLLDQPFEMQSIGTISEDLYALAYDQPFRFPATFTFVMRAFSTLEGLGRGLDRDFQFFSIATPYALQMMDNRSNGDLLGQLGRQAAKMSNSALSLPRRVEETLTKIERGDLVVRSRSLETERLLRRLSAQQVSGNYHILTGSFLICGTILLVSGYGWLSLLAGILAGVTGWRGWRVWQKHERFERMF; encoded by the coding sequence GTGGCCGTCCTCGTCAGTAGCAAGCAGTACCGGTGGAATCGGGAACGCTATTCCCGTTGGCGACGCTCTTTGGACATTTGGGCGTTTGTCCTACGATTTTTAGCCGCCCAATGGCTCTACGAAAAAAGCTGGAGTTACCGGGGCGGGGCCACACCGGAAAAACGAGCCAATCGTCGTCGCCGCATTGCTATCTGGGTGCGGGAAAATTTACTGGATTTGGGGCCAACCTTTATCAAAGTGGGTCAGCTATTTTCCACCCGGGCGGACATTTTCCCGGCGGAATATGTGGAGGAATTGTCCAAATTGCAAGACCAGGTGCCCGCCTTTAGCCTTGAGCAGGTGGCGCAAATTATCGAAACGGATTTGGGCAAACCCCTGGAAAAATTATTTCTCAATTTTGAAGCCACCCCCTTGGCGGCGGCGAGTTTGGGGCAGGTCCATCGGGCGGAATTGCCCACCGGGGAAACGGTAGTCGTGAAGGTACAACGCCCCGGTTTGCGCCAATTATTTAACATTGACCTGGCGATTGTCAAAGATATTGCCTACTATTTTCAAAACCATCCCCGTTGGGGACCAGGGCGGGATTGGTTGGGGATTTATGAGGAATGCTATCGCATTTTATTTGAAGAAATTGATTACTTAAATGAGGGGCGGAATGCGGATGAATTTCGGCGCAATTTTCGGGACGTACCCTGGTTAAAAGTCCCCAGAGTTTACTGGCGCTATTGTTCTGCGCGGGTGCTGACCTTGGAGTATTTACCGGGGATCAAAATTAGCCATTACAGTGCCCTGGATGCCGCCGGATTGGACCGCAAGCGGATTGCCGAATTAAACGCCCGGGCCTACTTAGAACAGGTGCTGAATCATGGTTTTTTCCACGCTGACCCCCACCCCGGTAATATCGCCGTTGACCCGGATGGCAGTTTGATTTTTTATGACTTTGGCATGATGGGGCGGATTCACCCCCAAACCAAGGAAAAATTGGTGCAAACCCTGATGAGTATTGTTGAACGGGATGCGGATGGGGTGATCGAGTCCTTGGTGGAACTCAAAGCCCTGGTGCCCCAGGGGGATATGGGGCCGGTGCGCCGGTCGTTGCAGTACGTTTTGGACAATTTGCTGGATCAGCCCTTTGAAATGCAGTCCATTGGCACGATCAGCGAGGATTTGTACGCCCTTGCCTACGACCAACCCTTTCGTTTTCCCGCTACGTTTACCTTTGTGATGCGGGCATTTTCCACCCTGGAGGGCTTGGGGCGAGGCTTGGATCGGGACTTTCAGTTTTTTAGTATCGCCACTCCCTACGCTTTACAAATGATGGATAATCGCAGTAACGGAGACCTGTTGGGTCAGTTGGGTCGCCAAGCGGCCAAGATGAGCAATTCTGCCCTGAGTTTGCCCCGGCGGGTGGAGGAAACCCTGACCAAGATTGAGCGGGGGGATTTGGTGGTGCGGAGCCGCTCGTTGGAGACGGAACGGTTATTGCGCCGCCTCAGTGCCCAGCAGGTATCGGGCAATTATCATATCCTGACGGGCAGTTTTTTGATCTGCGGCACCATTTTGCTGGTGAGTGGTTACGGCTGGCTGTCCCTACTGGCGGGCATTCTGGCGGGAGTGACGGGCTGGCGGGGCTGGCGGGTGTGGCAAAAGCACGAACGGTTTGAACGGATGTTCTAG
- a CDS encoding DUF6825 family protein → MQVVLRAFFIGRAAAQALYEQVGNVVGETLATLGRWDAQQREVLRQQIQEILERAAQEEQQITQSKPLVKGQKPLDLQTTIDELRAEMARLRTELKRYRQQN, encoded by the coding sequence ATGCAGGTGGTGCTACGAGCCTTTTTCATCGGACGGGCGGCGGCCCAAGCCCTTTACGAACAGGTGGGCAATGTGGTGGGGGAAACCCTGGCCACCCTCGGTCGGTGGGATGCCCAGCAACGGGAAGTCCTGCGCCAACAGATTCAGGAAATTTTAGAGCGAGCCGCCCAGGAAGAACAGCAAATTACCCAGTCCAAACCCTTGGTCAAGGGGCAAAAACCCCTGGATTTGCAGACCACCATTGATGAATTGCGGGCGGAAATGGCTCGTTTGCGTACCGAACTCAAGCGTTATCGCCAGCAGAACTAG
- a CDS encoding glutamyl-tRNA reductase: MPVVVVGLSHKTAPVAVREKLSIPEERRVAAIQQLCSYPHIQEATVLSTCNRLEVYLVTPDATQGIREVTVFLAEHSGIPLTQLRPYLFTLLHQDAVMHLLRVAAGLDSLVLGEGQILAQVKHCHKLGQDAKGTGTVLNRLLRGALEAGKRVRAQTSISSGAMSISSAAVELAYLRVPHLHRARVTVVGAGKMARLLLTHLVAKGVNRLTLVNRSAERAMELVSQFPETQVHIVALEDLAQTIPESDVMFTSTAATEPLVHRGLLQSWLAPNQSLMLFDISVPRNVAADVNELPHVHTYNVDDLREVVNRNQERRRQLVLEAEAILEEELEAFDSWWQSLETVPTLNQLRDKVEAIRAQELEKALSRLGADLTGKHREVVEALTKGIVNKILHDPMVQLRAQRDIAARKRALQTLHTLFNLNPEESLSQG, translated from the coding sequence ATGCCGGTAGTCGTGGTCGGGTTGAGTCATAAAACCGCACCGGTGGCCGTGCGGGAAAAGTTGAGCATCCCGGAGGAGCGGCGGGTGGCGGCGATTCAGCAGTTGTGTAGCTATCCGCACATCCAGGAAGCCACGGTTCTCAGCACCTGCAACCGGCTGGAGGTGTATTTGGTCACGCCGGATGCCACCCAGGGGATTCGGGAGGTGACGGTTTTTTTGGCGGAACACAGCGGCATTCCCCTGACCCAGTTGCGCCCCTATCTCTTCACTCTCTTGCACCAGGATGCGGTGATGCACCTACTGCGGGTGGCCGCCGGGTTGGACAGTTTGGTGCTGGGGGAGGGGCAAATTCTGGCGCAGGTGAAGCATTGCCATAAACTCGGCCAGGATGCCAAGGGTACCGGGACGGTGCTGAACCGTTTACTGCGGGGTGCCCTGGAGGCGGGGAAACGGGTGCGAGCGCAGACCAGCATCAGTAGCGGTGCCATGTCCATTTCCTCGGCGGCGGTGGAGTTGGCCTATCTGCGGGTGCCCCATCTGCACCGGGCCCGGGTGACGGTGGTGGGGGCGGGCAAAATGGCACGGCTCCTGCTCACCCATCTGGTGGCGAAGGGGGTGAATCGGTTGACCCTGGTGAATCGGTCGGCGGAGCGGGCGATGGAATTGGTCAGCCAATTTCCCGAGACCCAAGTCCACATTGTTGCCCTGGAGGATTTAGCCCAAACCATCCCCGAGTCCGATGTGATGTTTACCAGTACGGCGGCGACCGAACCCCTGGTGCATCGGGGTTTACTGCAATCCTGGCTGGCACCGAACCAATCCCTGATGCTCTTTGACATTTCCGTCCCCCGCAACGTGGCCGCCGATGTGAATGAATTGCCCCATGTCCATACCTACAATGTGGACGACCTGCGGGAGGTGGTCAACCGCAACCAGGAGCGGCGGCGGCAATTGGTCTTGGAGGCGGAAGCCATTTTGGAGGAGGAACTGGAGGCTTTTGATAGCTGGTGGCAATCCCTGGAAACCGTGCCCACCTTAAATCAACTGCGGGACAAGGTGGAAGCGATCCGGGCACAGGAATTGGAAAAAGCCCTTTCCCGCTTGGGGGCGGATTTGACCGGCAAACACCGGGAAGTGGTTGAAGCCCTGACTAAGGGAATTGTCAATAAAATTCTGCACGACCCGATGGTACAACTGCGGGCCCAACGGGATATTGCCGCCCGTAAACGTGCGTTACAAACCTTACACACCTTATTTAATCTCAATCCCGAAGAATCCCTCTCCCAGGGCTGA
- a CDS encoding acetolactate synthase large subunit, protein MNTAELLVHCLENEGVEYIFGLPGEENLDLLEAISHSSIQFITTRHEQGAAFMADVYGRLTGRAGVCLSTLGPGATNLMTGVADANLDGAPLVAITGQVGTDRMHIESHQYLDLVAMFAPVTKWNAQIVRPSITPEIVRKAFKIAQQEKPGAVHIDLPENIAAMPAAGHALKQDRKEKVYASFKGIELAAQAIENANNPLILVGNGAIRNHAHQALTEFAEALNIPVANSFMGKGVIPYTHPLALWSVGLQLRDHINCALEHTDLIIAVGYDLVEYSPKKWNPQGTIPIIHIAQNSAEIDSSYIPIVEVVGDISDSLKEILKRTHRRGKPEPYALQFRDEIWADYQRYAQDDEFPIKPQKLIYDLRQVMGADDIVISDVGAHKMWMARHYHCLQPNTCLISNGFAAMGIAVPGGIAAKLVAPNRRVVAVTGDGGFMMNCQELETALRVKTPFVTIIFNDGGYGLIEWKQHQHYGHSEYIKFGNPDFVKLAESMGLKGYRIEKTADFIPTLKTALEQTVPTVIDCPVDYRENLRFTQRAGDLVCHI, encoded by the coding sequence ATGAATACGGCAGAATTGTTGGTTCACTGTTTGGAAAATGAGGGTGTGGAATACATTTTTGGCCTGCCTGGAGAAGAGAATTTAGACCTCTTGGAGGCCATCAGTCATTCTTCAATTCAATTCATTACCACCCGCCATGAACAGGGGGCGGCTTTTATGGCTGATGTCTATGGTCGTTTAACCGGGCGGGCAGGGGTTTGTTTATCCACTTTGGGCCCCGGCGCCACTAACTTGATGACCGGGGTGGCAGATGCCAATTTGGATGGGGCACCTTTGGTCGCCATTACGGGGCAAGTGGGCACGGATCGGATGCACATTGAATCCCATCAATACCTGGATTTGGTGGCGATGTTTGCCCCCGTAACCAAATGGAATGCCCAGATTGTACGCCCTAGTATTACGCCAGAAATTGTCCGTAAAGCCTTCAAAATTGCCCAACAGGAAAAACCGGGGGCGGTGCATATTGATTTGCCAGAAAATATTGCCGCCATGCCCGCCGCTGGCCATGCCTTGAAACAGGATCGTAAGGAAAAAGTTTATGCTTCTTTCAAAGGTATCGAACTGGCCGCCCAGGCGATTGAAAATGCCAACAATCCCTTGATTTTAGTGGGCAATGGGGCAATTAGAAATCATGCCCATCAGGCGCTTACGGAATTTGCCGAAGCATTAAATATTCCCGTCGCTAATAGTTTCATGGGCAAAGGGGTGATTCCCTATACCCATCCCCTGGCTCTGTGGAGTGTGGGTTTACAACTGCGGGATCATATTAACTGCGCTCTTGAACATACGGATTTAATCATTGCCGTTGGCTATGACCTGGTAGAATACTCTCCCAAAAAATGGAATCCTCAGGGCACGATACCGATTATTCATATCGCTCAAAATTCTGCGGAAATTGACAGCAGTTATATCCCAATTGTGGAAGTTGTGGGCGATATTTCCGACTCCCTCAAAGAGATTCTCAAGCGCACCCATCGTCGGGGCAAACCGGAACCCTATGCCCTGCAATTTCGGGATGAAATTTGGGCGGACTATCAGCGTTATGCCCAGGATGATGAATTTCCTATCAAACCCCAAAAACTCATCTATGATTTACGGCAAGTGATGGGAGCCGATGACATTGTGATTAGTGATGTGGGTGCCCACAAGATGTGGATGGCACGTCATTACCATTGTCTGCAACCCAATACTTGCTTGATTTCCAATGGCTTTGCCGCTATGGGCATTGCGGTACCGGGGGGCATTGCCGCCAAATTAGTGGCTCCGAACCGGCGGGTGGTGGCGGTCACCGGGGATGGGGGATTCATGATGAATTGTCAGGAATTGGAGACTGCTTTACGGGTGAAAACCCCTTTTGTGACGATTATTTTCAACGATGGGGGTTACGGTTTGATTGAGTGGAAACAACACCAACATTATGGGCATAGCGAGTATATTAAATTCGGCAATCCTGATTTTGTGAAACTCGCCGAAAGCATGGGCTTAAAAGGCTATCGCATTGAAAAAACGGCGGACTTTATCCCAACCTTAAAAACCGCTCTGGAACAAACGGTTCCCACAGTCATTGATTGCCCGGTGGATTATCGGGAAAATCTACGGTTTACCCAACGGGCGGGGGATTTGGTCTGTCATATTTGA
- a CDS encoding DUF928 domain-containing protein has protein sequence MLRLKFAVMLGVCAGALVTTPVQANPLQAWTGRLLDWGQKRPVATVTTVGFIPPTGGLPANREGGSARGGMCPNSPQRLTALLPSSSLGLTIAARPSFFAYLPPTGGRPVELMLQNAQGEVLHLSSFQTNKVGLVRVDLPNNAPELTVGDTYRWYLSIICDPNDSSASLHVGGWVQRVALSDNLRQQLVKTPVADRPYLYAKAGLWHETLVSLMELRQSQPGNASLQTDWTSLLKFEGLEQVAQEPFVGNL, from the coding sequence ATGCTTCGCCTCAAGTTTGCGGTTATGCTCGGTGTTTGTGCTGGTGCTTTGGTTACGACTCCGGTTCAGGCGAATCCACTCCAGGCATGGACAGGCCGCCTGTTGGACTGGGGACAAAAACGACCTGTGGCTACTGTGACGACTGTCGGGTTTATTCCGCCTACGGGGGGATTGCCTGCCAACCGGGAGGGTGGTTCCGCTCGAGGCGGTATGTGTCCCAATAGTCCGCAACGGCTGACCGCTCTTTTGCCTAGCTCGTCCCTGGGACTGACGATAGCGGCTCGGCCGAGCTTTTTTGCTTATCTGCCCCCAACCGGAGGTCGTCCGGTGGAACTGATGCTGCAAAATGCTCAGGGGGAAGTCTTGCATCTTTCCAGCTTTCAGACCAACAAAGTCGGGTTAGTACGGGTGGATTTACCCAACAATGCCCCAGAACTGACCGTGGGAGACACCTACCGCTGGTATCTGTCCATCATCTGTGACCCCAACGATAGCAGTGCCAGTTTACATGTGGGCGGTTGGGTGCAACGGGTGGCTTTGTCGGACAATCTACGGCAACAACTGGTGAAAACTCCGGTGGCTGACCGTCCTTACCTGTACGCAAAGGCTGGTCTATGGCATGAAACTTTGGTTTCCCTCATGGAATTGCGCCAAAGTCAACCCGGCAATGCGAGCCTGCAAACGGATTGGACATCTCTACTGAAGTTTGAGGGTTTGGAACAGGTGGCTCAAGAACCTTTTGTCGGCAATTTGTAG
- a CDS encoding thioredoxin family protein codes for MARFSWFVPATAAVVIAGATISTFTVNTSATVRVGSPAPNFTAKTSAGQTVSLSDYKGKVVVLEWTNHECPFVVKHYSTGNMQKLQQEAKAKGVVWFSVVSSAPGQQGFVTAEQANAVVKEKKASPTAVLLDPDGTLGKLYGARTTPHMFVIDKAGQLQYMGAIDDAPSLANQDVTKANNYVRAALGQIMAGQKVTTSTTQPYGCSVKYKN; via the coding sequence ATGGCTCGGTTTTCTTGGTTCGTTCCTGCTACCGCCGCTGTGGTGATCGCTGGGGCAACCATAAGTACATTCACTGTCAATACATCTGCCACCGTGCGGGTGGGGAGTCCTGCCCCGAATTTTACCGCTAAGACCAGCGCCGGGCAGACGGTGAGCCTCAGCGACTACAAGGGCAAGGTGGTGGTTTTGGAATGGACAAACCACGAATGTCCCTTTGTGGTCAAGCATTACAGCACGGGCAATATGCAAAAACTCCAACAGGAGGCCAAGGCGAAGGGGGTGGTGTGGTTCTCCGTGGTCTCCTCCGCGCCGGGGCAACAGGGGTTTGTCACTGCCGAGCAAGCCAATGCGGTAGTGAAGGAGAAAAAAGCCAGTCCGACGGCGGTACTGCTCGACCCGGATGGCACCTTGGGGAAGCTGTACGGTGCCCGAACCACCCCCCATATGTTTGTGATTGATAAAGCGGGTCAATTGCAGTACATGGGAGCGATTGATGATGCCCCCAGCTTGGCAAACCAAGATGTCACCAAAGCCAATAACTACGTCCGTGCGGCGCTTGGACAAATCATGGCCGGTCAAAAGGTGACGACCAGTACTACCCAGCCCTATGGGTGTTCGGTGAAATACAAAAACTAA
- a CDS encoding protein-disulfide reductase DsbD domain-containing protein: protein MYGRWLGLMVVGLLSLWGGLGMAGPAQAASPRYVQAELVSEVRTVQPGTPFWVGLRLQITPGWHVYWQNPGDSGDRVRLTWQLPPGVTAGELQWPYPQRFPVGPLMNFGYENQVLLLSQITPPADLTPGQTLDLRAQASWLVCQKDCIPEATPVTLSLPIASSAQPNPAVTRAFAQVRAQHPQPAPWSVVYGVDGEKLTLSLPVGGVKEARFFPLADGVITNASPQTLTSRGQVTELTLQRGYQEHLTTVAGVLVLTTQQGTNAYTIQAQPGTLPTAGGMGHLGRILGLGFLGGLVLNVMPCVLPILSLKTLHLADKMRQSPRQVRWGGVSYGAGVLVSFVALAGGLLILRGLGQQLGWGFQLQSPGMVLLLMYVLFAVALNLSGVFQVGTGWLGVGQTLTERPGYLGEFFTGVLATVAATPCTAPFMATAIGAALTLPPGAAMGVFISLGVGFALPYVALCFVPAWRKWLPKPGAWMHTLQRLLAFPLYGAAAWLLWVLTLQTGTDGLAVGLLGLVLLGLAAWLYGQSQAQIAGRRLAIFSTLLILSFCLTLPSWLPSGNAFVYTNTPDTQGASWEPFTPSRLQALRQQGQPVFVNFTAAWCVTCQVNERLVFSQPEVQRAFRERGVTLLKADWTRQNPEITQVLQGFGRSGVPLYVLYPRENQPPVVWPSQLSPTQVTALLSAQLGG from the coding sequence ATGTACGGGCGCTGGCTGGGGCTGATGGTGGTGGGATTGCTGTCTCTGTGGGGAGGGTTGGGCATGGCTGGGCCCGCCCAGGCGGCGAGTCCCCGTTATGTGCAGGCGGAACTGGTGAGCGAGGTGCGGACGGTACAACCGGGAACGCCATTTTGGGTGGGCTTACGGCTACAGATCACCCCAGGCTGGCACGTCTATTGGCAAAATCCGGGGGATTCCGGGGATCGGGTGCGCCTAACTTGGCAACTGCCCCCAGGGGTGACGGCGGGGGAATTGCAATGGCCTTACCCCCAGCGGTTTCCCGTTGGCCCTCTGATGAATTTTGGTTACGAAAACCAGGTGTTGCTCCTCAGCCAAATTACGCCCCCAGCGGACCTCACCCCCGGTCAAACCTTGGATTTGCGGGCGCAGGCCAGTTGGTTGGTGTGCCAGAAAGATTGCATCCCCGAAGCGACCCCCGTGACCTTGAGCTTACCCATTGCCAGTTCTGCCCAGCCCAATCCAGCGGTGACCAGGGCGTTTGCACAGGTGCGGGCGCAACATCCCCAGCCGGCCCCTTGGTCAGTGGTCTATGGGGTTGACGGGGAAAAATTGACATTAAGTTTGCCGGTCGGTGGGGTGAAGGAAGCCCGGTTTTTTCCCCTGGCGGATGGGGTGATTACCAATGCGTCGCCCCAAACCTTGACCAGCAGGGGACAGGTCACCGAATTAACCCTACAGCGGGGCTATCAGGAACATTTAACGACGGTGGCGGGGGTGTTGGTGCTGACCACCCAGCAGGGAACCAACGCCTACACCATCCAGGCGCAACCGGGAACCCTACCCACTGCCGGGGGGATGGGCCATCTGGGACGGATTTTGGGGCTGGGCTTTTTGGGTGGACTGGTGTTGAATGTCATGCCCTGTGTCCTGCCGATTTTGTCCCTGAAAACCCTGCACTTGGCGGACAAGATGCGTCAATCTCCCCGGCAAGTGCGCTGGGGGGGGGTGAGCTACGGGGCGGGAGTGCTGGTGAGTTTTGTGGCGCTGGCGGGCGGGTTGCTCATCCTGCGGGGGCTGGGGCAACAGTTGGGCTGGGGATTTCAGTTGCAATCGCCGGGGATGGTCCTCCTATTAATGTATGTCCTGTTTGCGGTGGCACTGAACCTGTCCGGGGTGTTTCAGGTGGGCACGGGTTGGCTGGGGGTGGGGCAAACTTTAACGGAACGACCGGGGTATCTGGGGGAATTTTTCACCGGGGTGCTGGCAACGGTGGCGGCGACTCCCTGCACGGCTCCCTTTATGGCGACGGCGATTGGGGCGGCTTTGACGTTACCCCCCGGGGCGGCGATGGGAGTCTTTATCAGCCTGGGGGTGGGATTTGCCCTGCCCTACGTGGCTTTGTGTTTTGTCCCAGCTTGGCGCAAGTGGCTACCCAAACCGGGAGCCTGGATGCACACCCTGCAACGGCTGTTGGCGTTTCCCCTCTACGGAGCGGCGGCTTGGTTGCTGTGGGTACTGACCCTCCAGACCGGCACCGATGGCTTGGCGGTGGGACTGTTGGGGCTGGTGCTGTTGGGGTTGGCGGCATGGCTGTATGGTCAAAGTCAAGCGCAGATTGCAGGGCGTAGGCTTGCTATTTTTAGTACATTGTTAATTTTAAGCTTTTGTCTGACCCTGCCGAGTTGGTTGCCCAGTGGTAATGCTTTTGTTTATACGAATACCCCAGACACCCAGGGAGCAAGTTGGGAACCATTTACCCCCAGCCGGTTGCAGGCACTCCGTCAGCAGGGGCAACCCGTGTTTGTGAATTTCACGGCGGCCTGGTGTGTGACCTGCCAAGTGAACGAACGCTTGGTCTTCAGCCAGCCGGAGGTGCAACGGGCTTTTCGGGAGCGGGGGGTCACCCTCCTCAAGGCGGACTGGACAAGGCAAAATCCAGAGATTACCCAAGTTTTGCAGGGGTTTGGCCGCAGTGGGGTGCCCCTGTATGTCCTGTATCCGAGGGAAAATCAGCCCCCGGTGGTGTGGCCGAGTCAGCTTAGTCCGACTCAGGTCACGGCGTTGTTGTCGGCTCAACTAGGAGGTTAA